One genomic window of Luteitalea pratensis includes the following:
- a CDS encoding glycosyltransferase family 39 protein, producing the protein MTVGGAMGTTSVRAWVALATAWAIAVTTVAIWVSRTPLPLLREQLKSAQFYSLELCVAVALAGGVVLARDLWRSLERRDIVAMTGLATLALMLTLFAAPRTHRIFYDEQIYQGIGQNLSDLRRAQMCNDGIVEYGRLRCFATEYNKQPYAYPHVLSLVYRVVGVRPGAAFAVNAVAMAATACGVYLLAWLLFGDPVVAGFAGLLVTLTPQQLLWSATAAVEPTASLACVLALVAMLQAWRSGSVAALAGAVAMTAYAVQFRPESLLILPALGVLGWRHRAAIGAWRLGWMSLLGFVLLAVHVTHLFAVRNEGWGTSGSRLSLQYLWPNLRVNGPFYFADERFPFIYTGLAVIGLAWRGWLVERAALVAYLLAFFGIDLLFYAGSYNYGADVRYSLLTYPPIAVLGGLGAARLAIWLARLVPPGWERPAVTVGLLFQFLSYAPLVRATTEEAWAARADVRFARAVAAELPPASYVLTHNPAMFHIWGINAGQMSLATVNPLQIDYLGMRYPGGVFVHWNYWCNAADPTQQKYCHTALGTVPYTVTREYRERDYRFAFYRLLLPRRPRP; encoded by the coding sequence GTGACCGTCGGTGGGGCGATGGGCACGACGAGCGTGCGGGCCTGGGTGGCATTGGCCACGGCATGGGCGATCGCGGTGACCACCGTGGCGATCTGGGTATCGAGGACGCCGCTGCCACTCCTGCGTGAGCAGTTGAAGAGCGCCCAGTTCTATTCGCTGGAGCTGTGTGTCGCGGTGGCCCTGGCCGGCGGTGTCGTGCTGGCACGCGACCTGTGGCGGTCGCTGGAGCGGCGCGACATCGTGGCGATGACGGGTCTGGCGACGCTGGCGCTGATGCTCACCCTCTTCGCGGCGCCACGCACCCACCGCATCTTCTACGACGAACAGATCTACCAGGGCATCGGCCAGAACCTGTCCGACCTCAGGCGGGCGCAGATGTGCAACGACGGCATCGTCGAGTACGGGCGCCTGAGATGCTTCGCGACCGAGTACAACAAGCAGCCCTACGCGTACCCACACGTCCTCAGCCTCGTCTACCGGGTGGTCGGCGTACGCCCCGGCGCGGCGTTCGCCGTCAACGCCGTCGCGATGGCTGCCACCGCGTGCGGCGTGTACCTGCTTGCATGGCTCCTCTTCGGCGATCCTGTCGTGGCGGGCTTCGCGGGCCTCCTGGTGACGCTGACGCCGCAGCAGTTGCTGTGGTCGGCGACGGCCGCCGTCGAGCCCACCGCCTCGCTCGCCTGCGTATTGGCACTCGTCGCGATGTTGCAGGCCTGGCGTTCCGGAAGTGTTGCGGCGTTGGCCGGGGCCGTGGCGATGACGGCGTATGCGGTCCAGTTCCGCCCGGAGTCACTGCTGATACTGCCGGCCCTCGGCGTGCTCGGGTGGCGTCATCGCGCCGCAATTGGCGCCTGGCGACTGGGCTGGATGAGCCTGCTGGGATTCGTGCTGCTCGCCGTACACGTGACGCACCTGTTCGCGGTGCGCAACGAGGGCTGGGGCACCAGCGGTTCGCGCCTTTCGCTGCAGTACCTCTGGCCCAACCTGCGCGTGAACGGCCCGTTCTACTTCGCAGATGAGCGATTTCCGTTCATCTACACGGGTCTGGCGGTGATCGGGCTGGCGTGGCGCGGCTGGTTGGTCGAGCGCGCCGCGCTGGTCGCGTACTTGTTGGCGTTCTTCGGCATCGACCTGCTGTTCTACGCCGGCAGTTACAACTACGGCGCGGACGTACGTTACTCGCTGCTGACCTATCCACCGATAGCGGTGCTCGGTGGCCTCGGCGCCGCCCGGCTCGCCATATGGCTGGCGAGGCTGGTGCCACCGGGGTGGGAACGGCCGGCCGTCACGGTCGGGCTGCTGTTCCAGTTCCTCTCGTACGCCCCGTTGGTGCGGGCGACGACGGAAGAAGCCTGGGCGGCGAGGGCCGATGTGCGCTTCGCGCGCGCCGTCGCGGCCGAACTGCCGCCGGCATCGTATGTGCTCACGCACAACCCGGCGATGTTCCACATCTGGGGGATCAACGCCGGGCAGATGTCACTGGCCACGGTCAACCCGCTCCAGATCGACTACCTGGGGATGCGCTACCCCGGCGGGGTCTTCGTGCACTGGAACTATTGGTGCAACGCCGCCGATCCGACACAACAGAAGTACTGTCACACGGCCCTCGGCACCGTCCCGTACACGGTGACGCGCGAATACCGTGAACGGGACTATCGCTTCGCCTTCTACCGGCTCTTACTGCCGAGACGACCGCGGCCATGA
- a CDS encoding carbamoyltransferase, translating to MNVLGVWDGHDSGAALLVDGLLRCALNEERFTRRKLEIRFPSRSIAACLSSAGLEPGHVDVVAVSTSDPAKTLGRWWPASKERHYAVRRRAVRPGALASLTRAAKYRITEWSPGRISTALSRMALRRELANHGLAHARLQIVDHHEAHAAAAAWASGFDACTVITIDGLGDGLSATISAFRDGALERVAASPARSSLGVFFEHVTSLLNMRELEDEGKVMALADYAAPIPDAANPLLALVDVRDGVIVTTRPGHALKGTLAAIQWQYANEQFAYMAQRVVERVSCALARDAVRLTGLPRVALSGGVVSNVKATRHVRLMRDIEDVYVFPHMGDGGLPVGAATVAAVGLGSPVKLDLADLGLGPAYDDEAILTAIRDAGFEPTRVADPAGRVADLLESGRIVLWFQGGMEYGPRALGHRSVLARPDLVGVRDRLNLVLKRRVWYQPFCPSMLESEGPRLLADWTGSRNRAMTMAYEVLPEHRDRLAGVISVDGTCRPQFVADGERSAFAAVLHQARRRWGAGVVLNTSMNIHGEPLVCSPAEALDVFRRSGADALAIGGYCLEPAGRVAGLAVAQGTTHS from the coding sequence GTGAACGTACTTGGGGTCTGGGATGGCCACGATTCCGGTGCCGCCCTGCTCGTGGACGGCCTGCTGCGGTGTGCGCTGAACGAGGAACGGTTCACGCGCCGCAAGCTGGAAATCCGGTTCCCGTCCCGTTCGATCGCGGCGTGCCTGTCCTCGGCCGGCCTCGAGCCCGGGCACGTGGACGTCGTTGCGGTGTCGACCTCGGACCCAGCCAAGACTCTCGGGCGCTGGTGGCCGGCGAGCAAGGAACGGCACTACGCCGTGCGTCGTCGCGCGGTGCGGCCGGGGGCGCTGGCGTCACTGACCAGGGCGGCCAAGTACCGCATCACGGAATGGTCCCCCGGGCGCATCTCGACCGCCTTGAGCCGTATGGCGCTGCGCCGCGAACTCGCCAATCACGGGCTGGCGCACGCCAGGCTGCAGATCGTGGATCATCACGAGGCGCACGCCGCCGCCGCTGCGTGGGCCTCCGGGTTCGATGCCTGCACGGTGATCACGATCGACGGTCTCGGCGATGGCCTGTCGGCGACCATCTCCGCATTCCGTGACGGCGCCCTGGAGCGCGTGGCCGCATCACCGGCGCGCAGTTCGCTCGGCGTCTTCTTCGAACATGTGACCAGCCTGCTGAACATGCGGGAACTGGAAGACGAAGGCAAGGTGATGGCGCTTGCCGACTACGCCGCGCCGATCCCCGATGCGGCAAATCCGCTGCTCGCGCTGGTCGATGTCCGGGACGGCGTGATCGTCACGACGCGCCCTGGCCACGCGTTGAAGGGCACGCTGGCCGCCATCCAGTGGCAGTACGCCAACGAGCAGTTCGCGTACATGGCGCAGCGGGTGGTCGAACGTGTCTCGTGCGCGCTCGCGCGCGATGCCGTCCGGCTCACGGGGTTACCGCGTGTTGCCCTCAGCGGCGGCGTGGTCTCCAACGTGAAGGCGACCAGGCACGTGCGGCTGATGCGCGACATCGAGGATGTCTACGTGTTCCCCCACATGGGAGATGGCGGGCTGCCGGTAGGGGCCGCCACTGTGGCGGCCGTCGGTCTCGGCTCGCCGGTGAAACTCGATCTCGCCGATCTCGGCCTCGGCCCCGCATACGACGACGAGGCCATCCTGACGGCGATACGCGATGCGGGTTTCGAGCCGACGCGGGTCGCGGATCCTGCCGGGCGCGTGGCCGACCTGCTCGAGTCCGGCCGCATCGTGCTGTGGTTCCAGGGCGGCATGGAATACGGACCGCGAGCCCTTGGGCATCGGAGCGTGCTCGCGCGACCGGATCTCGTCGGCGTGCGTGACCGGTTGAACCTCGTCCTCAAGCGTCGCGTGTGGTACCAGCCGTTCTGTCCCAGCATGCTGGAGAGCGAGGGCCCCCGCCTGCTCGCCGATTGGACGGGCAGCCGCAATCGCGCCATGACCATGGCGTACGAAGTGCTGCCAGAGCATCGCGATCGTCTCGCCGGTGTGATCAGCGTCGACGGCACCTGCCGGCCACAGTTCGTCGCTGACGGCGAGCGCAGCGCGTTTGCCGCGGTACTGCACCAGGCCCGCCGGCGCTGGGGAGCCGGGGTCGTGCTGAACACGAGCATGAACATCCACGGCGAACCGCTCGTGTGCTCACCGGCCGAGGCCCTCGACGTGTTCCGGCGATCAGGCGCGGACGCGCTGGCGATCGGCGGGTACTGCCTCGAGCCTGCGGGTCGCGTGGCCGGGCTCGCGGTTGCCCAGGGGACGACGCACTCGTGA
- a CDS encoding glycosyltransferase family 2 protein, whose translation MNVTCYTDAVIQAHLDRAVAHHVATDVSAVIAAKQEAPSIGAVIDRARQYAGTIICVVGQSTDGTADVAARHGAIVLADGGRGKGEALRRAIPHIRTPIVVFLDADGSHDPEDIPLLVGPILEDASDHVTASRLRGGSSELHGGFDEFFRLAGSSFITACINWRFGCRLSDSQNGFRAIRTTVLAQLDLRENLTTIEQEMIIKTLRRGFRMTEVPSHEHRRLHGASHIRVWRSAPHYGYSLVKYLFF comes from the coding sequence GTGAATGTCACCTGCTATACCGACGCCGTCATCCAGGCCCACCTCGACAGGGCTGTCGCGCATCATGTCGCGACCGACGTCTCCGCGGTCATCGCCGCCAAGCAGGAGGCGCCGAGCATCGGCGCCGTGATCGACCGCGCGCGGCAGTATGCCGGGACCATCATCTGCGTGGTCGGGCAGTCCACTGATGGCACTGCCGATGTCGCCGCGCGGCATGGCGCAATCGTGCTGGCCGACGGCGGCCGCGGCAAGGGCGAGGCGTTGCGCCGTGCGATCCCGCACATCCGCACGCCGATCGTCGTGTTCCTCGATGCCGACGGCTCACATGACCCGGAGGACATCCCGCTCCTGGTGGGTCCCATTCTCGAAGACGCGTCCGATCACGTCACGGCGTCGCGGCTGCGTGGCGGCTCGAGTGAATTGCACGGCGGGTTCGACGAGTTCTTCCGGCTGGCGGGCAGTTCGTTCATCACCGCGTGCATCAACTGGCGATTCGGCTGCCGCCTCAGTGACTCCCAGAACGGCTTCCGCGCGATCCGGACCACGGTGCTCGCTCAGCTCGACTTGCGCGAGAACCTGACGACGATCGAGCAGGAGATGATCATCAAGACGCTCCGCCGCGGCTTCCGCATGACCGAGGTGCCGAGCCACGAGCATCGGCGCCTGCATGGCGCGTCGCACATCCGTGTGTGGCGCAGCGCCCCGCACTATGGGTACTCGCTGGTGAAATACCTGTTCTTCTGA
- a CDS encoding radical SAM protein, protein MTAAGRAPSHALDGWRRTALLGAALLGTTVTRPSAPAKVNFALTYWCQYRCRTCNIWQRKPTDELTTDEVLAFVRENPGITWADLTGGEIFLRPDIETILDAVVQGWRRLALLHFPTNGFLTDRIVSAVERIAGRGPARTIITVSLDGNEALNDSVRGIKGGFRRQIETFRALRRIDGVTTVLGITLSSYNVGRFAETFDACAQEIPGLTADDLHLNVAQVSGHYYDNGGLEGIRPDPADVRRELRVYRQRKGVPRSAQDLLERVYLRYLDRFLTTGRTPMPCHALRASCFVDPWGVVYPCITYSRPLGRLRDTGMRLAPIWNAAETGAVQREIWQGQCPQCWTACEAYQSILGNVLAGRLGAPRDVQTDAAAAPVATERVR, encoded by the coding sequence ATGACGGCAGCCGGGCGTGCCCCATCGCACGCCCTCGACGGCTGGCGACGAACGGCGCTCCTGGGGGCGGCGCTCCTCGGCACCACGGTGACGCGCCCGTCCGCGCCGGCGAAGGTCAATTTTGCCCTGACGTACTGGTGCCAGTACCGCTGCCGCACCTGCAACATCTGGCAGCGCAAACCCACAGACGAATTGACCACCGATGAAGTGCTGGCGTTTGTCCGCGAGAACCCCGGTATCACCTGGGCGGACCTCACCGGCGGCGAGATCTTCCTGCGGCCCGACATCGAGACGATCCTCGACGCGGTGGTGCAGGGGTGGCGCCGGCTCGCCCTCCTGCACTTCCCGACCAACGGCTTCCTCACCGATCGCATCGTCAGCGCCGTCGAGCGGATCGCGGGCCGCGGGCCTGCCCGGACCATCATCACGGTCAGCCTCGACGGCAACGAGGCGCTGAACGACAGCGTCCGCGGCATCAAGGGCGGATTCCGTCGTCAGATCGAGACCTTCCGGGCGCTCCGGCGCATCGACGGTGTGACCACGGTGCTTGGGATCACACTGTCGTCGTACAACGTCGGGCGGTTTGCCGAGACGTTCGACGCCTGTGCCCAGGAGATTCCCGGGCTCACGGCCGACGACCTCCACCTGAACGTCGCCCAGGTATCCGGGCACTACTACGACAACGGTGGGCTGGAGGGCATTCGCCCGGACCCCGCGGACGTGCGGCGGGAACTGCGTGTCTACCGGCAGCGCAAGGGTGTGCCGCGGTCGGCCCAGGACTTGTTGGAGCGGGTCTACTTGCGCTACCTGGATCGCTTCCTGACGACCGGCCGGACTCCGATGCCGTGTCATGCCCTTCGGGCGAGTTGCTTCGTCGATCCATGGGGCGTGGTGTACCCGTGCATCACGTACTCGCGGCCGCTCGGGCGCCTGCGCGACACCGGCATGCGGCTCGCGCCGATCTGGAACGCGGCCGAGACCGGTGCCGTGCAGCGCGAGATCTGGCAGGGGCAGTGCCCGCAGTGCTGGACTGCGTGCGAGGCATACCAGAGCATCCTCGGCAACGTCCTGGCCGGCCGGTTGGGAGCGCCGCGCGACGTGCAGACCGACGCTGCCGCCGCGCCCGTCGCGACGGAGCGTGTGCGGTGA
- a CDS encoding InlB B-repeat-containing protein, with the protein MSTQVIRPPSPPPPPSRKRGTLEALRPVMMAGALLGVLVLAALLAAWLTGPSGPKTFTLTVLKPTGGTLTGSGITCGTGGTSCSTSVKDGQVVELRAEADEGYTFAGYTLDCAPSGRLEMKAARSCGARFAGGPAAAGAAAAADGRRWTLTLTPPENGTIVTLEGHECGPKKKACTAEILEGTIVSLEVMPEPGYRVQSYTGDCVDGTANMTQARSCGVALVKGEGPSLAPTPRTASAPPATSGPPRVTRNEPPPTDNQPKPEQTVAVTAAPTPSASPEKPPQRADVATPSEPPPTSGRPAPPAAVRPAPPAEPPAPVRNAAGREGDREAAEKLANGDIQRVLKAYRSAYERMDIPGLKRLQPGINVASHELQFRDLKSVKYTFGGDPQIEDLDIEVGRARALVDLKTENEQKSGKKQKPLEGKATYLLKRIGEGKDWEIVEVRYAMSPK; encoded by the coding sequence ATGAGTACCCAGGTCATACGTCCGCCGTCGCCGCCCCCGCCTCCGTCGCGGAAGCGAGGGACTCTCGAAGCGCTGCGGCCCGTGATGATGGCTGGCGCGTTGCTGGGCGTGCTGGTGCTGGCCGCGCTGCTGGCGGCGTGGCTGACCGGTCCGAGCGGTCCGAAAACCTTCACGCTGACCGTGCTGAAACCCACCGGCGGCACACTTACCGGCAGCGGCATCACGTGCGGCACGGGCGGGACGTCGTGTTCCACATCTGTCAAAGACGGACAGGTCGTCGAACTTCGCGCGGAAGCCGACGAGGGTTACACCTTTGCGGGCTACACCCTGGACTGTGCGCCATCCGGCCGGCTGGAGATGAAGGCGGCCCGCAGCTGCGGCGCACGCTTCGCGGGCGGTCCTGCCGCCGCTGGCGCCGCGGCGGCGGCCGATGGCCGGCGCTGGACGTTGACGCTCACGCCGCCAGAAAACGGCACGATCGTCACGCTCGAGGGGCATGAGTGCGGCCCCAAGAAAAAGGCGTGCACGGCCGAGATCCTGGAGGGCACGATCGTCTCCCTCGAGGTCATGCCGGAGCCGGGCTATCGCGTGCAGTCCTATACCGGCGATTGCGTGGACGGCACGGCGAACATGACCCAGGCCCGCAGCTGCGGTGTCGCGCTCGTCAAGGGCGAGGGCCCGTCACTGGCCCCCACTCCACGGACGGCGTCGGCACCTCCGGCAACGTCTGGTCCGCCACGGGTCACCAGGAACGAACCCCCTCCCACCGACAATCAGCCGAAGCCTGAGCAGACCGTGGCGGTGACCGCGGCCCCGACGCCCTCCGCGTCGCCGGAGAAGCCACCCCAGCGGGCCGATGTCGCTACACCCAGTGAACCGCCGCCAACTTCCGGGCGCCCGGCTCCCCCTGCAGCAGTGCGACCGGCCCCACCCGCTGAGCCGCCAGCGCCCGTGCGTAACGCCGCGGGACGAGAAGGCGATCGCGAAGCCGCCGAGAAGCTTGCCAACGGCGACATCCAGCGCGTGCTCAAGGCCTACCGGAGCGCGTACGAGCGCATGGACATCCCGGGCCTGAAGCGCCTGCAGCCGGGGATCAATGTCGCCAGTCACGAGCTCCAGTTCCGCGACCTGAAATCGGTCAAGTACACGTTCGGCGGTGACCCACAGATCGAGGATCTCGACATCGAGGTCGGACGCGCCCGCGCCCTCGTCGATCTGAAGACGGAAAACGAACAGAAGTCCGGCAAGAAGCAGAAACCGCTCGAGGGCAAGGCCACCTACCTCCTGAAGCGCATCGGCGAGGGGAAAGATTGGGAAATCGTAGAAGTCCGGTACGCCATGAGCCCGAAGTAG
- a CDS encoding serine/threonine-protein kinase, whose product MLQPGTTIGRYQIQRKLARGGMGTVYVAHDPVLGRMVAVKVFVGDLEVPDAAERFSREARAAASLNHTNIVTIFDFGEVASQPYIVMEYIQGETITEIIRRRTSVPLSEKLRWLEELCAGAASAHKMDVVHRDIKPSNLMIDRSGRLKVLDFGIAKIVNSLQKSVTAVIGTPGYMAPEQLLGQPVDARTDIFAIGVVSFELLTYEEAFQGDSFTAVTHRIINEDVRRVADLVPDAPPDLCAIVEKSLQKNPADRYKDAESLRIALSRVRRRVEHSSDVDAASAQTIVAKMTAPVRRLGSATGTGTSGKTAPVSARTAELTPPPNPVAAQEALARAQQAKMQGALQRSEACLQNGEFERALAASQEVLEIEPAHAGAIALQQRITAAIARQHAAALLTDARAEFQRGALTRCKTLLDEARQLDPATHDATLERDLRLARVEQERKRHRAETVTRTVATARAAMERGDVEAGLALAREALSLDPNVTEARDIELTALRALEEGDDSRPTLSASADVATQTETTDVALPRPTPPPLDQVLEGETTVVALPWRTPPPTAIPVTPAPPVVPPLPPVPPPVPPSTSVPRSVPITGPAPVVSAPTATPATSVPRPVPTPAPAPPRVVPAPPPAPPRGATASAGTPSAPVSRAPAAPASTPPATPTLPSPSAPATLGAKARALPVQAWIDTAGSAVSQVTAKARALPRTQLLVIAGIAAVVLLVVAFLALREPGGTVGPTPTGVVVIEALPWATVTAVRGADGVNRLATPAVTPLSLALPAGKYAVDLSGPSMPADTRSITIEVSGGNVNVAPTARFLGPTTEEYFKQYFGGDAPAPSSPGAGAATTVPEGVPAGNAPPAGSQPSPRPGATP is encoded by the coding sequence ATGCTGCAGCCGGGCACGACGATCGGTCGCTACCAGATCCAGCGCAAGCTCGCGCGTGGCGGAATGGGGACGGTCTACGTCGCCCACGACCCCGTCCTCGGGCGGATGGTCGCCGTCAAGGTGTTTGTCGGCGACCTGGAGGTCCCCGACGCCGCCGAGCGCTTCAGCCGTGAGGCGCGGGCCGCCGCCTCCCTGAACCACACCAACATCGTCACGATCTTCGACTTCGGCGAAGTCGCGTCCCAGCCCTACATCGTCATGGAGTACATCCAGGGCGAGACGATCACCGAAATCATCCGTCGCCGAACGTCAGTGCCGCTCTCCGAGAAGTTGCGGTGGCTGGAGGAGCTGTGCGCCGGCGCCGCGTCGGCCCACAAGATGGACGTCGTCCATCGCGACATCAAGCCGAGCAACTTGATGATCGACCGAAGCGGCCGGCTCAAGGTCCTCGATTTCGGTATTGCCAAGATCGTCAACAGCCTGCAAAAGAGCGTGACGGCCGTCATCGGCACGCCCGGGTACATGGCGCCCGAGCAACTCCTCGGCCAGCCGGTGGATGCCCGTACCGACATCTTCGCGATCGGGGTCGTGAGCTTCGAGCTGCTGACCTACGAGGAGGCGTTCCAGGGCGACTCGTTCACGGCCGTGACTCACCGGATCATCAACGAGGACGTACGGCGTGTGGCCGACCTGGTACCGGACGCGCCGCCCGATCTGTGCGCGATCGTCGAGAAGAGCCTGCAGAAGAACCCCGCGGACCGCTACAAGGACGCCGAGTCGCTCCGGATCGCCCTCAGCCGCGTCCGGCGCCGGGTCGAGCACTCGTCGGACGTCGACGCCGCATCGGCGCAGACCATCGTCGCGAAGATGACGGCGCCCGTCCGCCGTCTCGGCAGCGCCACCGGAACCGGCACGTCCGGCAAGACGGCCCCTGTAAGCGCTCGCACGGCCGAACTGACGCCGCCGCCCAACCCCGTCGCCGCGCAGGAAGCGCTCGCCCGGGCACAGCAGGCCAAGATGCAGGGCGCCCTGCAGCGCAGCGAGGCCTGCCTCCAGAACGGTGAGTTCGAGCGGGCCCTCGCCGCCAGCCAGGAAGTACTCGAGATCGAACCGGCCCATGCCGGGGCGATCGCCCTCCAGCAGAGAATCACCGCCGCAATCGCCAGGCAGCACGCGGCGGCGCTGCTCACCGACGCGCGGGCGGAATTCCAACGTGGTGCGCTCACCCGCTGCAAGACACTGCTCGACGAGGCCCGCCAACTCGATCCCGCGACGCACGACGCCACGCTCGAACGCGATCTGCGGCTCGCGCGCGTGGAGCAGGAGCGCAAGCGTCATCGGGCCGAGACGGTCACGCGAACGGTCGCCACGGCGCGAGCGGCCATGGAGCGGGGCGACGTCGAAGCCGGGCTGGCCCTCGCGCGCGAGGCGTTGAGCCTCGACCCGAATGTCACCGAAGCCCGCGACATCGAGTTGACGGCCTTGCGCGCGTTGGAAGAAGGCGACGACAGTCGGCCGACCCTTTCGGCGTCCGCCGACGTCGCGACCCAGACGGAGACGACCGACGTCGCGCTTCCGCGACCCACGCCGCCGCCGCTCGACCAGGTACTCGAGGGGGAGACGACGGTCGTCGCGCTCCCGTGGCGCACGCCACCGCCCACCGCGATCCCGGTCACGCCCGCGCCGCCGGTCGTCCCACCCCTGCCGCCGGTGCCGCCACCGGTGCCGCCCTCGACGTCGGTGCCCAGATCAGTGCCGATAACGGGACCTGCGCCCGTCGTGTCGGCGCCGACGGCAACACCCGCGACGTCGGTGCCACGGCCAGTGCCGACACCGGCTCCGGCTCCGCCTCGAGTCGTGCCGGCGCCGCCGCCCGCGCCGCCGCGGGGCGCCACTGCAAGTGCAGGCACGCCCTCCGCGCCGGTCTCTCGCGCGCCCGCCGCTCCGGCCAGCACTCCGCCGGCGACGCCAACGCTGCCGTCACCGAGTGCCCCCGCCACGCTCGGCGCCAAGGCCCGAGCGCTGCCCGTGCAGGCGTGGATCGACACCGCGGGATCGGCCGTCTCGCAAGTGACCGCGAAAGCGCGCGCCCTCCCGCGCACGCAGTTGCTCGTGATTGCCGGCATCGCCGCCGTCGTCTTGTTGGTCGTCGCCTTCCTCGCGCTGAGAGAGCCGGGGGGTACGGTTGGGCCCACTCCGACTGGCGTCGTCGTGATCGAGGCCTTGCCGTGGGCCACCGTGACCGCCGTCAGAGGGGCGGACGGCGTGAACCGTCTCGCGACACCGGCTGTGACGCCCTTGTCCCTCGCGTTGCCCGCCGGCAAGTACGCCGTCGATCTTTCGGGCCCTTCGATGCCGGCCGACACGCGGTCGATCACGATTGAGGTCTCGGGCGGCAACGTGAACGTGGCGCCCACGGCGCGCTTCCTGGGCCCGACGACCGAGGAGTACTTCAAGCAGTACTTCGGCGGCGACGCGCCGGCACCTTCGAGCCCCGGCGCGGGCGCCGCGACGACCGTTCCCGAGGGCGTGCCGGCCGGCAACGCACCACCCGCTGGCAGTCAGCCATCGCCGCGGCCCGGAGCCACGCCATGA
- a CDS encoding transporter — protein sequence MRVTRPAFGAAVLVIACCGPVSAQTTPTTPTTPTATPTTPTAEGLTLAQTLNTLARTAGSASVASALALATSLEVGTTPLITASPSFTYKVDPATGLRVRQATSFGPSFSERALTSGEGKVAVYVSVTAASYEQLGDFSLERMQLTNATGPTAASTRKGFSSLVLQAETLLMSSSVGVTDKLDLSVGVPLVRMSVDGISWMEDGNENVVALAKGAGTSTGLGDMAVSGKYRLTTFGEGPPDPGGIALVATVRLPTGDKDNFRGLGVTRTMVSAVVSTGKARFRPHGNVGFDFWSDGIDAITDDAGKSTVTARHQFQYAAGFEFAAAPKLTLLVDLLGRHILGAGHIGIKTETPTPTSPLGRIGATSVDSFVALDEGINKLTLAPGVRLNLKGSFVLSLNALATLRDNGLHDKFIPVVGLDWTF from the coding sequence ATGCGTGTGACGCGTCCGGCGTTCGGGGCTGCCGTCCTGGTAATTGCCTGCTGTGGTCCAGTGTCGGCGCAGACCACGCCGACAACTCCAACCACGCCGACGGCCACGCCCACCACGCCCACGGCCGAAGGGCTGACACTGGCCCAGACACTCAACACGCTGGCCCGCACCGCCGGGTCGGCGTCGGTTGCCAGCGCGCTTGCCCTCGCGACGTCGCTCGAGGTGGGCACGACGCCGCTGATTACCGCCTCCCCCTCGTTCACGTACAAGGTCGACCCGGCCACCGGCCTGCGGGTGCGGCAAGCCACCAGTTTCGGTCCCTCCTTCTCGGAGCGGGCGCTGACCTCGGGCGAAGGCAAGGTCGCGGTGTATGTCTCGGTGACGGCCGCGTCCTACGAGCAACTCGGCGACTTCTCGCTGGAGCGGATGCAGCTGACCAACGCAACCGGGCCGACGGCGGCGTCGACGCGCAAAGGCTTCTCGAGCCTGGTGCTGCAGGCCGAGACGCTGCTCATGTCCAGTTCGGTCGGCGTCACCGACAAGCTCGATCTCTCGGTGGGGGTGCCGCTCGTGCGGATGTCGGTGGACGGCATCTCGTGGATGGAGGACGGCAACGAGAACGTCGTCGCGCTCGCAAAAGGGGCCGGGACGTCCACCGGACTCGGCGACATGGCCGTCTCTGGCAAATACCGGCTCACCACCTTCGGGGAAGGGCCGCCTGACCCGGGCGGCATCGCGCTTGTTGCCACCGTCCGGCTCCCGACCGGCGACAAGGACAATTTCCGCGGCCTGGGCGTCACGCGCACGATGGTGTCGGCGGTCGTTTCGACGGGCAAGGCCCGCTTCCGGCCCCATGGCAACGTCGGCTTCGATTTCTGGAGCGATGGCATCGATGCCATCACCGATGACGCCGGAAAATCGACCGTCACGGCACGGCACCAGTTCCAGTACGCGGCGGGTTTCGAATTCGCGGCGGCGCCGAAGCTGACGCTGCTGGTGGACCTGCTCGGGCGGCACATCCTCGGCGCCGGACACATCGGCATCAAGACCGAGACTCCCACGCCGACGAGCCCGCTGGGCCGTATCGGCGCGACATCGGTCGATTCGTTCGTCGCGCTCGATGAAGGCATCAACAAGCTGACGCTCGCGCCGGGCGTGAGGTTGAACCTGAAAGGTAGCTTCGTCCTGTCGCTGAACGCCCTCGCCACATTGCGAGACAACGGCCTGCACGACAAGTTCATTCCCGTCGTCGGCCTGGATTGGACATTTTGA